A section of the Kribbella sp. HUAS MG21 genome encodes:
- a CDS encoding ABC transporter ATP-binding protein has protein sequence MKRPLYDPAAPQEVVRLPVASGATVRAYVKSLFRRHRRQFLWLTLVNAVAALSGMVGPWLLGNVVQKLSEGRTDVQLPYVVIGFVIALAVQTVFVRLTRLRGAVLGEEMLADLREDFLVRAVGLPPGVLERAGTGDLLSRITTDIDRLSHAMRDAVPQLTIAVIWASLLIGALIVTAPELAVAVVVAAPILIIGGRWYFRRAPSAYRSEAAGYAAVASALAETVDAGRTVESHRLGGRRIQLGDTRIGQWVAWERYTLFLRMILFPVINMTHTVALAAVLVIGGGFAIQGWLTVGALTTGALYIQMLVEPVNMMIRWYDELQVAQVSLARLVGVREVETAATTSEDEPEGRTVLADEVRFGYLEGRDVLHGVTLSVEPGARVALVGPSGAGKSTLGRLLAGIYSPRVGDITLGGAALDRMSAEQVRSHVALVNQEHHVFVGSVRDNLRLAKQDASDADLWAALRSVDADGWVAGFDDGLDTEVGSGGVSLTPAQAQQVALARLVLADPHTLVLDEATSLMDPRAARHLERSLATVLEGRTVVAIAHRLHTAHDADVIAVVEDGRIVELGGHDELVDAQGAYAALWHSWHGDR, from the coding sequence GTGAAGCGCCCCCTCTATGACCCGGCAGCCCCGCAGGAAGTAGTGCGGCTCCCGGTAGCAAGTGGCGCCACTGTTCGTGCGTACGTGAAGTCGCTGTTCCGCCGGCACCGGCGGCAGTTCCTGTGGCTGACGCTGGTGAACGCGGTCGCGGCGCTCAGCGGCATGGTCGGTCCGTGGCTGCTCGGCAACGTCGTACAGAAGTTGTCCGAGGGCCGCACCGACGTGCAGCTGCCGTACGTCGTGATCGGCTTCGTGATCGCGCTGGCGGTGCAGACGGTGTTCGTCCGGCTGACCCGGCTGCGCGGGGCGGTGCTCGGTGAGGAGATGCTCGCGGACCTGCGCGAGGACTTCCTGGTGCGGGCGGTCGGGTTGCCCCCGGGTGTGCTGGAGCGCGCCGGGACCGGTGACCTGCTGTCCCGGATCACCACCGACATCGACCGGCTGTCACACGCGATGCGGGACGCCGTACCGCAGCTGACGATCGCGGTCATCTGGGCGTCGCTGCTGATCGGCGCGCTGATCGTGACCGCGCCGGAGCTGGCCGTGGCGGTCGTCGTCGCGGCGCCGATCCTGATCATCGGCGGCCGGTGGTACTTCCGCCGCGCGCCATCGGCGTACCGGTCGGAGGCGGCCGGGTACGCCGCGGTCGCCTCGGCGCTGGCCGAGACGGTCGACGCCGGCCGGACCGTCGAGTCGCACCGGCTCGGCGGCCGCCGGATCCAGCTGGGCGACACCCGGATCGGTCAGTGGGTCGCCTGGGAGCGGTACACGCTGTTCCTGCGGATGATCCTGTTCCCGGTGATCAACATGACGCACACGGTCGCGCTGGCCGCGGTGCTGGTCATCGGCGGCGGGTTCGCGATCCAGGGCTGGCTGACGGTCGGTGCCCTGACCACTGGTGCGCTGTACATCCAGATGCTCGTCGAGCCGGTCAACATGATGATCCGCTGGTACGACGAGTTGCAGGTCGCGCAGGTGTCGCTGGCGCGGCTGGTCGGCGTCCGCGAGGTCGAGACCGCCGCGACGACCAGCGAGGACGAGCCGGAGGGGCGGACCGTGCTGGCCGACGAGGTCCGGTTCGGGTACCTGGAAGGTCGCGACGTACTGCACGGTGTGACGCTGTCCGTCGAGCCTGGTGCCCGCGTGGCGCTGGTCGGGCCGTCAGGTGCCGGCAAGTCCACGCTGGGCCGGTTGCTGGCCGGTATCTATTCGCCGCGCGTCGGTGACATCACCCTGGGTGGTGCGGCGCTGGACCGGATGTCCGCTGAGCAGGTCCGCAGCCACGTGGCCCTGGTCAATCAGGAGCACCACGTGTTCGTGGGCAGCGTGCGGGACAACCTGCGGCTGGCGAAGCAGGACGCGTCCGACGCCGACCTCTGGGCGGCACTGCGCTCGGTGGATGCCGACGGCTGGGTGGCCGGCTTCGACGACGGGCTGGACACCGAGGTGGGCTCCGGCGGGGTCTCGCTGACGCCTGCCCAGGCGCAGCAGGTCGCGCTCGCCCGCCTCGTTCTCGCGGACCCGCACACGCTGGTCCTCGACGAGGCGACCTCGCTGATGGACCCGCGCGCGGCCCGGCACCTGGAACGGTCGCTCGCGACCGTGCTGGAGGGCCGCACGGTGGTGGCGATTGCGCACCGCCTGCACACCGCGCACGACGCCGACGTGATCGCGGTGGTCGAAGACGGCCGCATCGTAGAACTCGGCGGCCACGACGAACTGGTAGACGCCCAAGGCGCCTACGCCGCCCTCTGGCACTCCTGGCACGGCGACCGCTGA
- a CDS encoding S9 family peptidase: MLLTTLFSLPTTMALDIDDDGRMLVLYDGTGIRQVNEVAPDGSWRALTDLGDTCHGAQFVPGSSHVVVEHDTGGNERGQLSLLDLSEPGLPALTPLVHDTEYIHRLVAARTGRVLYTTNRRNGVDFDLVTRDLATGRETVLYDGGGWVMAVDASPDDKWVVLSKASSPANSMQLLLVETSSRTVTELTAEDAHNDQGPVAWLPDSSAFLVSSNADRDRMALRRYDLADGTWSDVLVDDARDLAGWPSPDGEHLLVGVLEDGEVSLALHRLEDGTPIAPLDLPAGGCAGLSYATPNPVWSADGSFAAITYNSPVVPPTVYRYVPGGELTAVRPVEVPAELEHPESLRVPSFDGEQVPVFVFRPTGPDLGSTVVHVHGGPEAAALRVWSPIISALAAEGHTVVVPNVRGSAGYGKRWYSLDDRQLRLDSVKDLAAINAWLPTIGGDPQRAALWGGSYGGYMVLAGVAFQPDLWAAGVDIVGIASLVTFLENTSDYRRAMREREYGYLATDREFLASASPLSRVDDIRAPLFVIHGANDPRVPLSEAEQITDALTKRGVPCELLVYPDEGHGLAKLTNRLDAYPQAFSFLRDHLG, from the coding sequence GTGCTGCTGACGACGTTGTTTTCTCTGCCCACGACGATGGCGCTCGATATCGACGACGACGGGCGGATGTTGGTGCTGTACGACGGCACCGGGATCCGGCAGGTCAACGAGGTGGCGCCGGATGGGAGCTGGCGTGCGCTCACCGATCTCGGCGACACCTGTCACGGCGCGCAGTTCGTCCCAGGTAGCAGTCACGTCGTCGTCGAGCACGACACCGGGGGGAACGAACGTGGCCAGCTCTCGCTGCTCGATCTGAGCGAGCCCGGCCTCCCGGCGCTGACCCCGCTGGTGCACGACACGGAGTACATCCATCGCCTGGTCGCGGCCCGGACCGGGCGCGTGCTCTACACCACGAACCGCCGCAACGGCGTCGACTTCGACCTGGTCACGCGCGACCTGGCCACCGGCCGCGAGACCGTGCTGTACGACGGCGGCGGCTGGGTGATGGCCGTTGACGCCTCCCCGGACGACAAGTGGGTCGTCCTCTCGAAGGCGAGCAGCCCCGCGAACTCGATGCAGCTTCTGCTGGTCGAGACCTCGAGTCGGACAGTCACCGAGCTCACCGCCGAGGACGCGCACAACGACCAGGGCCCGGTCGCCTGGCTGCCGGACTCTTCCGCGTTCCTCGTGTCCAGCAACGCCGACCGCGACCGGATGGCGCTCCGCCGCTACGACCTGGCCGACGGGACGTGGAGCGACGTGCTGGTTGATGACGCCCGCGACCTCGCCGGCTGGCCGTCACCCGACGGCGAGCACCTGCTGGTCGGCGTACTCGAGGACGGCGAGGTCTCGCTGGCGTTGCACCGGCTGGAGGACGGTACGCCGATCGCGCCGCTCGACCTGCCCGCCGGCGGCTGTGCGGGCCTGAGCTACGCGACCCCCAACCCTGTCTGGTCGGCGGACGGGTCGTTCGCGGCGATCACCTACAACTCGCCGGTCGTCCCGCCGACCGTGTACCGGTACGTGCCGGGTGGTGAGCTGACGGCGGTGCGGCCGGTGGAGGTACCGGCCGAGCTGGAGCACCCGGAGAGCCTGCGCGTTCCGTCGTTCGACGGCGAGCAGGTGCCGGTGTTCGTGTTCCGCCCGACCGGTCCGGATCTGGGCTCGACGGTGGTTCACGTGCACGGCGGCCCGGAAGCGGCCGCGCTGCGGGTCTGGAGCCCGATCATCTCGGCGCTGGCCGCCGAGGGCCACACGGTCGTCGTACCGAACGTCCGCGGCTCGGCCGGCTACGGCAAGCGCTGGTACTCGCTCGACGACCGGCAGCTGCGGCTGGACTCGGTGAAGGACCTGGCCGCGATCAACGCGTGGCTGCCCACCATCGGTGGTGACCCGCAGCGTGCGGCGCTGTGGGGCGGTTCGTACGGCGGCTACATGGTGCTGGCCGGTGTCGCGTTCCAGCCCGACCTGTGGGCGGCCGGTGTGGACATCGTCGGCATCGCGTCACTGGTGACGTTCCTGGAGAACACGTCGGACTACCGGCGGGCGATGCGCGAGCGCGAGTACGGCTATCTGGCCACCGACCGGGAGTTCCTTGCGTCGGCGAGCCCGCTCAGCCGCGTGGACGACATCCGGGCGCCGCTGTTCGTCATCCACGGCGCCAACGACCCCCGGGTGCCGTTGTCGGAGGCGGAGCAGATCACGGACGCCCTGACGAAGCGCGGCGTACCGTGCGAGCTGCTGGTCTACCCGGACGAGGGCCACGGCCTGGCCAAGCTCACGAACCGCCTGGACGCGTACCCGCAGGCCTTCAGCTTCCTGCGAGACCACCTGGGGTGA
- a CDS encoding LD-carboxypeptidase, producing the protein MTDVVVPQRLRDGDRVAVVAPSGRVDATRLATGLEHLRSWGLQVDVMPSVLAGHERFKYLAAEDKARAEDLRAAWLDPQYAAVFCARGGYGVQRMLEYVDLDELVAVPKWFVGFSDITALHEPLNARGLVTLHGPMAAAVEQLNDTVGRERLRALLFEPETVTDLLAPHGARTVVGGVAEGVLRGGNLALLAASIGTPTYAAPAGVVVLEEVNEEAYQADRLLTQLLRAGWFEQVTGLVIGDFSEGGAGLDDTIRERLEPLGVPMVEGAAIGHEALNLAVPLGLPVRLDATAATLTPGGLAGS; encoded by the coding sequence GTGACAGACGTGGTGGTACCGCAGCGACTGCGGGACGGGGACCGGGTCGCTGTGGTGGCACCGTCGGGCCGGGTGGACGCTACGCGGCTTGCGACCGGCCTGGAGCACCTGCGGTCGTGGGGGCTCCAGGTCGACGTGATGCCGTCGGTGCTCGCCGGGCACGAGCGGTTCAAGTACCTGGCCGCTGAGGACAAGGCGCGCGCCGAGGACCTGCGGGCCGCGTGGCTGGATCCGCAGTACGCCGCGGTGTTCTGTGCGCGGGGCGGGTACGGCGTGCAGCGGATGCTCGAGTACGTCGACCTGGACGAGCTGGTCGCCGTACCGAAGTGGTTCGTCGGGTTCAGCGACATCACGGCGTTGCACGAGCCGCTGAACGCACGTGGTCTGGTGACTCTGCACGGTCCGATGGCTGCCGCGGTCGAGCAGTTGAACGACACCGTGGGGCGTGAGCGGCTGCGGGCGCTTCTGTTCGAGCCGGAGACCGTCACGGACCTGCTGGCGCCGCATGGTGCCCGCACCGTTGTCGGCGGTGTGGCCGAGGGCGTGTTGCGCGGCGGCAACCTGGCGTTGCTGGCGGCAAGCATCGGTACGCCGACGTACGCCGCGCCGGCTGGTGTCGTCGTACTCGAGGAGGTCAACGAGGAGGCGTACCAGGCGGACCGCCTGCTCACTCAGCTGTTGCGCGCCGGGTGGTTCGAGCAGGTGACCGGGCTGGTCATCGGTGACTTCAGCGAGGGCGGTGCCGGCCTCGACGACACCATCCGCGAGCGGCTCGAACCGCTCGGCGTACCGATGGTGGAGGGTGCGGCGATCGGGCACGAGGCGTTGAACCTCGCCGTACCGCTGGGACTGCCGGTGCGGCTGGACGCGACCGCCGCGACGCTCACCCCAGGTGGTCTCGCAGGAAGCTGA
- a CDS encoding phosphodiester glycosidase family protein — protein MSLIRPLTTAIGVGGLLAGVLVHPASAHPAFARTTTSTTTAGIADAAIAEHGVLTSRVDSPVAPGVNYTSFERLDPKGWQRGDILDTDLDRRGVTVDLVNTGKVSGGQPLSQQLARKGAIAGVNGDFFDINDTTAPIGVGVESGKLLNAPAGGHNDTAVIGKDGLGRIAQVFLQGTATDDDATELALTNLNSPAVSSGGIGLYTPEWGDAARTRTVDGLPTVREVILRDGVVVSSATTPATTPLAAGEQALIGREASAAALAAFEVGDKVDVAYGLRPDAADVAAGISGNYQLAKDGQVPASVPDADLAPRTAIGFDADGSRMILLTVDGRATGSRGLSLKEMGQLMVSLGADDALNLDGGGSSTMLARTPGKAGPEVVNDPSDGGERVIPNGLGLLPVKGSGRLDGFRIESTGTSAADPDTDISRSSRVLTGLSRVLSATGYDETYAPATGTPYWYAGSNARVDQDGVVTGRRAGDVIVTAARGTAIGRFPMTVLGTPTRLAPSTRQVSLADSAAKGFFEINGYDADGFSTWVEPRDVKLAYDPALVKVVAKGNGFEVNALSDDAVSAVVTATVGTLSTQLSVTSGLASTVVDEVDDLTKWAANAVPAGAATASRSAAEGHDGGQAIALDYSLTGSTATRAAYLSQTPQQTLPGQPQKLGAWVYGDGKGAWLRANAYTANGGSPQTLNLAAKVDWTGWKYVEADIPAGLAMPLRFWRIYVVETSPTRQYSGRIVIDDLTIRSAPPVTMDPPAKVVDPMVVTDGAVTTSGRWRFAVLSDAQFTADAPNSDLVQQARRTIREALAQHPDFLVINGDFVDRAFGPDIALAKQILDEEVGGKVPLHYVPGNHETYGPGDLSEWKKVFGDATSTFDHKGTRFVLRDSSLGSLRAGGFEQILDLRKQLDDAARNKDIRNVVVMAHHPIDDPSPTQNSQLGDRKEAAMVVKWLADFRKATGKGAAYMAAHAGTFAATRTDGVLLPLTGNSGKGPAAAPGEGGFTGWALVGIATSASPSSRPWFQLEMRPHVDSLELTAPATLRRGQTAPASATVVQDGRRVPVSFPVSADWWGSTTMHIGPASTAPFWTVASYDPATGQLTALRAGTAELGVTVNGVSKSSTVQVDW, from the coding sequence GTGTCGCTCATCCGTCCCTTGACCACAGCGATCGGCGTGGGTGGCCTGCTCGCCGGCGTCCTCGTCCATCCGGCATCCGCCCACCCGGCCTTTGCCCGTACGACGACCAGCACGACGACCGCGGGCATCGCGGACGCCGCGATCGCCGAGCACGGCGTACTGACGTCCCGTGTCGACAGCCCGGTCGCACCCGGCGTGAACTACACGTCGTTCGAGCGCCTCGACCCGAAGGGCTGGCAGCGCGGCGACATCCTGGACACCGACCTCGACCGGCGCGGCGTGACCGTCGACCTGGTCAACACCGGCAAGGTGTCCGGCGGCCAGCCGCTCAGCCAGCAGCTCGCCCGCAAGGGCGCGATCGCCGGCGTGAACGGCGACTTCTTCGACATCAACGACACCACCGCGCCGATCGGCGTCGGCGTCGAGTCGGGCAAGCTGCTCAACGCACCGGCCGGCGGCCACAACGACACCGCGGTGATCGGCAAGGACGGCCTCGGCCGGATCGCCCAGGTGTTCCTGCAGGGTACGGCGACCGACGACGACGCCACCGAACTCGCCCTGACCAACCTGAACTCGCCGGCCGTCAGCAGCGGCGGGATCGGGCTCTACACCCCGGAGTGGGGCGATGCGGCCCGGACCCGGACCGTGGACGGCCTGCCGACCGTACGCGAGGTGATCCTTCGCGACGGTGTGGTCGTCTCCTCCGCAACCACTCCGGCCACCACTCCGCTCGCGGCCGGCGAGCAGGCGCTGATCGGCCGCGAGGCCAGCGCCGCCGCCCTGGCCGCGTTCGAGGTCGGCGACAAGGTCGACGTCGCGTACGGCCTGCGCCCGGACGCCGCCGACGTGGCCGCCGGGATCAGCGGCAACTACCAGCTCGCGAAGGACGGCCAGGTCCCGGCCAGTGTGCCGGACGCCGACCTCGCGCCGCGGACCGCGATCGGGTTCGACGCCGACGGCAGCCGGATGATCCTGCTGACTGTCGACGGCCGGGCGACCGGTTCCCGAGGCCTGTCGCTGAAGGAAATGGGTCAGCTGATGGTCAGCCTCGGCGCCGACGACGCGCTGAACCTGGACGGCGGCGGCTCCTCGACGATGCTCGCCCGGACGCCGGGCAAGGCCGGACCGGAGGTCGTCAACGACCCGTCCGACGGCGGCGAGCGGGTGATCCCGAACGGACTCGGCCTGCTGCCGGTGAAGGGCAGCGGCCGGCTCGACGGCTTCCGCATCGAGTCCACCGGCACCTCCGCGGCGGACCCGGACACCGACATCTCCCGCAGCTCCCGCGTCCTCACCGGCCTCAGCCGGGTCCTCAGCGCGACCGGGTACGACGAAACGTACGCCCCCGCGACCGGTACGCCGTACTGGTACGCCGGCAGCAACGCCCGCGTCGACCAGGACGGCGTGGTCACCGGCCGCCGCGCGGGTGACGTGATCGTCACGGCCGCGCGCGGTACGGCGATCGGAAGGTTCCCGATGACAGTCCTCGGTACGCCGACCCGCCTCGCGCCCTCGACCCGCCAGGTGTCGCTCGCCGACTCCGCCGCCAAGGGCTTCTTCGAGATCAACGGGTACGACGCCGACGGGTTCTCCACCTGGGTCGAGCCGCGCGACGTCAAGCTCGCCTACGACCCGGCCCTCGTCAAGGTTGTTGCGAAGGGCAACGGCTTCGAGGTCAACGCGCTGAGCGACGACGCGGTGTCGGCCGTGGTGACCGCGACCGTCGGCACGCTGAGCACGCAGCTCAGCGTCACGTCCGGCCTGGCCAGCACGGTCGTCGACGAGGTCGACGACCTCACCAAGTGGGCGGCGAACGCGGTACCCGCCGGTGCGGCCACGGCGTCGCGCTCCGCCGCGGAAGGACACGACGGTGGGCAGGCGATCGCGCTCGACTACTCGCTGACCGGCAGCACGGCCACGCGGGCGGCGTACCTCTCGCAGACTCCGCAGCAGACGTTGCCCGGGCAGCCGCAGAAGCTCGGCGCCTGGGTGTACGGCGACGGCAAGGGCGCCTGGCTGCGGGCGAACGCGTACACCGCGAACGGCGGGTCGCCGCAGACGCTCAACCTCGCCGCGAAGGTCGACTGGACGGGCTGGAAGTACGTCGAGGCGGACATCCCGGCCGGGCTGGCGATGCCGTTGCGGTTCTGGCGGATCTACGTCGTGGAGACCTCGCCGACCCGGCAGTACTCGGGCCGGATCGTCATCGACGACCTGACGATCCGCAGCGCGCCGCCGGTGACGATGGACCCGCCGGCGAAGGTGGTCGACCCGATGGTGGTCACCGACGGCGCCGTGACGACGAGCGGCCGCTGGCGGTTCGCGGTGCTGTCGGACGCGCAGTTCACCGCCGACGCCCCGAACTCGGACCTCGTGCAGCAGGCCCGCCGGACGATCCGCGAGGCGCTCGCGCAGCACCCGGACTTCCTGGTGATCAACGGCGACTTCGTCGACCGCGCGTTCGGGCCGGACATCGCGCTGGCGAAGCAGATCCTCGACGAGGAGGTCGGCGGGAAGGTCCCGCTGCACTACGTCCCGGGCAACCACGAGACGTACGGCCCGGGCGACCTGTCCGAGTGGAAGAAGGTCTTCGGCGACGCGACCAGCACCTTCGACCACAAGGGCACCCGGTTCGTGCTGCGGGACTCGTCGCTCGGATCGTTGCGGGCCGGCGGGTTCGAGCAGATCCTCGACCTGCGCAAGCAGCTCGACGACGCGGCGCGGAACAAGGACATCCGGAACGTCGTGGTGATGGCGCACCACCCGATCGACGACCCGTCGCCGACGCAGAACTCGCAGCTGGGCGACCGCAAGGAAGCGGCGATGGTCGTGAAGTGGCTCGCCGACTTCCGGAAGGCGACCGGCAAGGGCGCCGCCTACATGGCGGCCCACGCGGGCACGTTCGCCGCGACCCGCACCGACGGTGTGCTGCTGCCGCTCACCGGCAACTCGGGCAAGGGCCCGGCCGCCGCACCGGGCGAGGGCGGCTTCACCGGCTGGGCGCTGGTCGGAATCGCCACCTCGGCCAGCCCCTCGTCCCGGCCGTGGTTCCAGCTCGAAATGCGCCCGCACGTCGACTCGCTCGAGCTGACCGCACCGGCGACCCTGCGGCGCGGTCAGACCGCGCCGGCCTCCGCCACGGTCGTGCAGGACGGTCGGCGGGTTCCGGTGTCGTTCCCGGTGTCTGCCGACTGGTGGGGCTCGACGACGATGCACATCGGCCCGGCGAGCACGGCGCCGTTCTGGACGGTTGCGTCGTACGACCCGGCCACCGGTCAGCTGACCGCACTCCGGGCCGGTACTGCGGAGCTCGGGGTCACGGTCAACGGTGTCTCCAAGAGCAGCACGGTGCAGGTGGATTGGTAG
- a CDS encoding rhodanese-like domain-containing protein, whose product MFRNQEIPSVVVAELDDELLAEAFVLDVREPDEWDRGHIEGATHIPLGELQERVGEVPLDQKVLCVCAVGGRSGMATQFLNQLGREAINLDGGMHAWQTSGRPVATN is encoded by the coding sequence ATGTTCCGGAACCAGGAGATTCCTTCGGTCGTGGTGGCCGAGCTTGACGACGAGCTGCTGGCGGAGGCGTTCGTGCTCGACGTGCGCGAGCCGGACGAGTGGGACCGTGGGCACATCGAGGGCGCCACGCACATCCCGCTCGGCGAGCTGCAGGAGCGGGTCGGCGAGGTGCCGCTGGACCAGAAGGTGCTCTGCGTCTGCGCGGTCGGCGGCCGCTCCGGCATGGCGACGCAGTTCCTGAACCAGCTCGGCCGCGAGGCGATCAACCTCGACGGCGGCATGCACGCCTGGCAGACCTCCGGTCGCCCGGTCGCCACCAACTAA
- a CDS encoding DNA-formamidopyrimidine glycosylase family protein: MPELPEVESLAAFLRERAVGHAFVRADVTAISALKTYDPPISAMVGLLIEDVRRHGKFLDISAQGVHLVIHLARAGWLRWKEEQSTGLVRPGKGPIALRTVLDDGSGFDLTEAGTQKKLAVYVVRDVAEVPGIARLGPDPFTLSLEDFAEILKREGRVQLKGVLRNQSVIAGIGNAYSDEILHVAKMSPFKPASNLSEDELETLYDAMRETLQDAVDRSAGLAVQDLKSEKKSGLRVHGRKGQKCPVCGDIVREVSFADSSLQYCATCQTGGKPLADRRLSKLLK, translated from the coding sequence GTGCCCGAATTACCCGAAGTTGAGTCGTTGGCCGCGTTTCTGCGCGAGCGGGCGGTTGGGCATGCGTTTGTGCGGGCTGATGTCACGGCGATCAGTGCGTTGAAGACGTACGATCCGCCGATTTCGGCGATGGTCGGGTTGTTGATCGAGGACGTGCGGCGGCACGGGAAGTTCCTGGACATCTCGGCGCAGGGGGTGCACCTGGTGATTCACCTGGCGCGCGCCGGGTGGCTGCGGTGGAAGGAAGAGCAGTCGACGGGGCTCGTGCGGCCGGGGAAGGGGCCGATCGCGCTCCGGACTGTGCTCGACGACGGGTCGGGGTTCGACCTGACCGAGGCCGGCACGCAGAAGAAGCTCGCGGTGTACGTCGTCCGCGACGTCGCCGAGGTGCCGGGGATCGCGCGGCTCGGGCCGGATCCGTTCACGCTGTCGCTGGAGGACTTCGCCGAGATCCTGAAACGCGAGGGCCGGGTCCAGCTCAAGGGCGTCCTGCGCAACCAGTCGGTGATCGCCGGCATCGGCAACGCGTACTCCGACGAGATCCTGCACGTCGCGAAGATGAGCCCGTTCAAACCGGCGTCGAACCTCTCCGAGGACGAGCTCGAGACGCTGTACGACGCGATGCGCGAAACCCTCCAGGACGCGGTCGACCGCTCCGCCGGTCTCGCCGTCCAGGACCTCAAGTCGGAGAAGAAGTCCGGCCTCCGGGTGCACGGCCGCAAGGGCCAGAAGTGCCCGGTCTGTGGCGACATCGTCCGCGAGGTCAGCTTCGCCGACTCCTCCCTCCAGTACTGCGCCACCTGCCAGACCGGCGGCAAACCCCTGGCCGACCGAAGACTGTCGAAGCTCCTCAAATAA
- a CDS encoding class I SAM-dependent methyltransferase: protein MTDYREVNRANWDERVPAHVASPGYRVEQFAADPSYLSQVVRFDLPRLGDVSGLRGVHLQCHIGTDTVSLARLGARMSALDFSEPAIEQARSLAERLGLPVDFHVSDVYDAVEVLGAASYDLVYTGIGALCWLPDIERWAAVVAGLLRPGGRLFIREGHPMLWALEAGPTHAQVQYPYFETAEPTVFDEGGTYVDTDAEFTTTLTHEWNHGLGEIITAVQRAGLVFDSLTEHDSAPWNGLPGLMTEDADGEWRLTDNPHRLAATYTLQAHKPAQ, encoded by the coding sequence GTGACGGACTACCGGGAAGTGAATCGGGCCAACTGGGACGAGCGGGTGCCGGCGCACGTGGCGTCGCCCGGCTACCGCGTCGAGCAGTTCGCGGCGGACCCGTCGTACCTGAGTCAGGTGGTGCGGTTCGACCTGCCGCGGCTCGGGGATGTCAGTGGACTGCGTGGTGTGCATCTGCAGTGCCACATCGGCACCGACACGGTGTCGCTCGCCCGGCTCGGTGCGCGGATGAGCGCGCTGGACTTCTCGGAGCCGGCGATCGAGCAGGCGCGCTCGCTGGCGGAGCGGCTCGGGCTGCCGGTGGACTTCCACGTGTCCGATGTGTACGACGCGGTGGAGGTGCTGGGCGCGGCGTCGTACGACCTCGTCTACACCGGGATCGGGGCGCTGTGCTGGCTGCCGGACATCGAGCGCTGGGCCGCGGTGGTCGCCGGGTTGCTCCGGCCGGGCGGGCGGCTCTTCATCCGGGAGGGCCACCCGATGCTGTGGGCGCTCGAGGCCGGGCCGACGCACGCGCAGGTGCAGTACCCGTACTTCGAGACCGCCGAGCCGACGGTGTTCGACGAGGGCGGCACGTACGTCGACACCGACGCCGAGTTCACCACCACGCTCACGCACGAGTGGAACCACGGCCTCGGCGAGATCATCACGGCCGTCCAGCGGGCCGGTCTGGTGTTCGACTCACTGACCGAACACGACAGCGCACCGTGGAACGGCCTCCCCGGCCTGATGACCGAGGACGCCGACGGCGAGTGGCGCCTGACGGACAACCCGCACCGCCTGGCCGCCACCTATACCCTCCAGGCGCACAAACCCGCTCAGTGA